Proteins from one Malassezia vespertilionis chromosome 2, complete sequence genomic window:
- a CDS encoding uncharacterized protein (SECRETED:SignalP(1-20); EggNog:ENOG503PM6V), with translation MVKLSTPLAILAIAIAGVAAQGPASSGGSAAAPSPAADSKAAPASSAQPTSAPPKQGGDNNDNGGDSKDSNSDVCSMLYNTDEAYKCTASSTQVPPFNLPSLLNFFIGKYSSGPKGYPVSEVADELAGSVLTYYPTVTVSSSAIQMAFYKGLIQSIRAQGNDDFTPQDDEDIPKETADQLEGMGVNMHDAATKNTAVQVAALGLAGLIAGAVLL, from the coding sequence ATGGTTAAGCTTAGCACTCCCCTTGCAATTTTAGCTATTGCCATTGCTGGTGTCGCAGCTCAGGGCCCTGCGTCTTCTGGTGGCTCGGCTGCCGCGCCATCGCCTGCGGCCGATTCGAAGGCTGCCCCCGCTTCGTCGGCGCAACCGACCTCTGCTCCTCCCAAGCAGGGCGGCGACAACAATGACAACGGTGGTGACAGCAAGGACTCCAACAGCGATGTTTGCTCTATGCTTTACAACACGGACGAGGCTTACAAGTGCACTGCGAGCTCGACCCAGGTGCCTCCTTTCAACCTGCCTTCCTTGCTTAACTTCTTCATCGGCAAGTACAGTTCTGGCCCGAAGGGTTACCCTGTTTCCGAGGTCGCTGACGAGCTTGCCGGCTCTGTCCTTACTTACTACCCTACCGTCACTGTTTCCTCCTCTGCGATCCAGATGGCGTTCTACAAAGGTCTTATTCAGAGCATCAGGGCTCAGGGCAATGACGACTTTACCCCCCAAGACGATGAGGATATCCCGAAGGAGACTGCTGACCAGCTCGAGGGTATGGGTGTCAACATGCACGATGCGGCAACCAAAAACACCGCCGTGCAGGTTGCTGCTCTTGGTCTTGCTGGCCTTATTGCCGGCGCTGTTCTTCTCTAA
- the SEC4 gene encoding GTP-binding protein (COG:U; EggNog:ENOG503NXRR) gives MPQPHYDLLVKLLLIGDSGVGKSCLLLRFCDDAWTPSFITTIGIDFKIRTIDVDGKRVKLQIWDTAGQERFRTITTAYYRGAMGILLVFDVTDEKSFADIRNWYKDVEQHASDGVRKILVGNKADWEEKRVVTFEQGKQLAEELGMEYVETSAKSNTNVDEAFFKLAQQVKDHLVDQGITSNAPGAQAGNTSLSGISARSGTGNKGGCC, from the exons ATGCCGCAACCTCACTATGATTTGCTTGTGAAACTACTGCTTATTGGAGATTCTG GTGTCGGTAAATCATGTCTTTTGCTGCGTTTTTGCGATGATGCATGGACACCGTCGTTCATTACTACTATTGGAATCGATTTTAAAATCCGAACCATCGACGTGGATGGCAAGCGCGTCAAACTCCAGATT TGGGACACTGCTGGCCAAGAGCGGTTCCGCACGATCACGACCGCATACTACCGCGGGGCGATGGGTATTCTTCTTGTGTTTGACGTGACCGATGAGAAGAGTTTTGCGG ATATCCGAAATTGGTACAAGGACGTCGAGCAACACGCAAgcgacggcgtgcgcaaaatTCTTGTCGGCAACAAGGCCGATTGGGAGGAGAAGCGG GTCGTTACTTTCGAACAaggcaagcagcttgccgaggagctCGGCATGGAATACGTCGAGACATCGGCTAAGTCGAACACGAACGTGGACGAGGCATTTTTTAAACTCGCACAGCAGGTCAAGGACCATCTCGTTGACCAAGGCATCACCTCGAATGCGCCAGGCGCACAGGCGGGGAACACCTCTCTCTCTGGTATCTCAGCGCGCTCTGGCACCGGTAATAAAGGCGGTTGCTGCTAA
- the ATP10 gene encoding Mitochondrial ATPase complex subunit atp10 (COG:O; BUSCO:EOG09263UN3; EggNog:ENOG503NY67), protein MLRRAKVPVRLEHVCMMRTSTLYTPMRNLSTPSEKPSDRIEKNVAPDAAKGAPSPGFGEPEERSFTSSTTKAAEAMNKQPLPYLSRPLGVQQRPSSERVTWADRKAEWFNTDKRLERRKVMIKEASQGYFHDFHAIRSHGGKTWRSPNTMIRHDVQHTRSFYEASLARFSDDPNFQLVQINLQENVLKAYLLSLFLSSLRKQVPVKLQETYLLSGQSMEMLHEPMGLHNKHVGYTYLVGPDEKIRWAGSAFAEPDESRALIACAAVLLDRLAGRTPRHRT, encoded by the exons ATGCTGCGTCGAGCCAAGGTGCCTGTCAGGCTGGAGCATGTGTGCATGATGCGCACATCTACCTTGTATACCCCTATGCGTAATTTATCGACACCATCCGAAAAGCCATCGGATCGGATAGAGAAGAACGTCGCGCCGGATGCGGCAAAAGGAGCGCCGTCGCCAGGTTTTGGCGAGCCCGAGGAGCGATCCTTTACATCCTCGACCACGAAAGCGGCAGAAGCGATGAACAAACAGCCATTGCCGTACCTGTCGCGCCCCCTAGGCGTTCAGCAGCGTCCCAGCTCGGAGCGCGTGACATGGGCCGACCGCAAAGCAGAATGGTTCAACACGGATAAACGCTTGGAACGACGAAAAGTGAT GATCAAGGAAGCCTCGCAAGGCTACTTTCATGACTTTCATGCGATCCGCTCCCACGGAGGCAAGACATGGCGCAGTCCCAATACCATGATCCGCCACGACGTGC AGCATACCCGCAGCTTTTACGAGgcgtcgctcgcgcgcttcagCGACGATCCCAACTTCCAGCTGGTCCAA ATCAACCTACAGGAGAACGTGCTCAAAGCCTATTTGCTTTCCCTGTTTCtgtcgtcgctgcgcaagcaggtaCCTGTGAAGCTACAGGAGACGTACCTGCTGAGCGGCCAGAGCATGGAGATGCTACACGAGCCTATGGGACTGCACAACAAGCACGTCGGCTACACCTATCTCGTAGGCCCCGACGAAAAGATACGCTGGGCTGGCAGCGCGTTCGCCGAGCCCGAcgaatcgcgcgcgctcatagcatgcgctgctgtcCTGCTCGATCGACTCGCTGGACGAACGCCCCGCCATCGTACATAG